A window of Leptospira stimsonii contains these coding sequences:
- a CDS encoding fumarate reductase/succinate dehydrogenase flavoprotein subunit: protein MSLDSKIPGGSIEQKWSNHKADIKLVNPANKRKFNIIVVGSGLAGASASATLAELGYNVKTFCFQDSPRRAHSIAAQGGINAAKNYQNDGDSVHRLFYDTVKGGDFRAREANVHRLAEVSVNIIDQCVAQGVPFAREYGGHLANRSFGGAQVSRTFYAKGQTGQQLLLGAYSALSRQIGLGAVKMYPRTEMVELIVVDGHAKGIVVRDLVTGKLSTHMADAVVLGTGGYGNVFFLSTNAKGCNVTATWKAHKKGAFFANPCYTQIHPTCIPVSGDHQSKLTLMSESLRNDGRIWVPKNKGDKRNPADIPESERDYYLERKYPSYGNLSPRDIASRAAKEACDAGLGVGESGQGVYLDFADSIKRLGEPKIRDRYENLFQMYEQITGENPYKQPMRIYPAVHYTMGGLWVDYNLMSNLPGLFVIGEANFSDHGANRLGASALMQGLADGYFILPYTIGNYLAGVGFNSHPKEDHPEAKKALSDAEETTKKLLSIKGKRTVDSFHRQLGKLMWDKCGMARNDKGLREAIAEIPKIREEFWQNVNVPGSGSDLNQSLEKAGRVADFLEFGELLCLDALTREESCGGHFREEYQEEGEAKRNDDKFCHATAWEFNGVGKKPTEHREKLEFENVHLATRSYK, encoded by the coding sequence ATGAGTTTAGATTCTAAAATTCCAGGCGGCTCCATTGAACAAAAATGGTCCAATCACAAAGCCGATATCAAATTAGTAAACCCCGCTAATAAGAGAAAATTCAATATCATCGTAGTCGGTTCCGGTCTTGCAGGCGCTTCGGCTTCGGCGACTCTTGCGGAACTCGGTTACAACGTAAAAACGTTCTGCTTCCAAGACAGCCCTCGAAGAGCTCATAGTATCGCGGCTCAGGGTGGAATCAACGCGGCGAAGAATTACCAAAACGACGGAGACTCCGTTCACAGATTGTTCTACGACACCGTAAAAGGCGGCGACTTCCGAGCAAGAGAAGCGAACGTACATCGTCTCGCTGAGGTTTCGGTCAACATCATCGACCAGTGTGTCGCACAAGGTGTTCCTTTCGCAAGGGAATACGGCGGTCACTTAGCGAACCGTTCTTTCGGTGGAGCGCAAGTATCCAGAACCTTCTACGCAAAAGGTCAAACCGGACAACAGCTTTTGTTAGGCGCGTATTCCGCTCTTTCTCGTCAGATCGGACTCGGCGCCGTGAAGATGTATCCGAGAACCGAAATGGTTGAGCTGATCGTAGTAGACGGTCACGCAAAAGGAATCGTGGTTCGTGACTTAGTCACAGGAAAACTTTCCACTCACATGGCGGACGCGGTTGTTTTGGGAACGGGCGGATACGGAAACGTATTCTTTCTTTCCACGAACGCAAAAGGTTGTAACGTAACCGCGACTTGGAAGGCTCACAAAAAAGGCGCATTCTTCGCAAACCCTTGTTATACGCAAATTCACCCGACTTGTATTCCGGTTTCCGGAGATCATCAGTCCAAGTTGACTCTGATGTCCGAGTCTTTAAGAAACGACGGAAGAATCTGGGTTCCCAAAAACAAAGGGGACAAAAGAAATCCAGCGGATATCCCTGAGTCGGAAAGAGATTATTATCTCGAAAGAAAATATCCGAGTTACGGAAACCTTTCTCCCCGCGACATCGCATCTCGCGCGGCGAAAGAAGCCTGCGACGCGGGACTCGGAGTGGGAGAATCCGGACAAGGCGTCTATCTGGACTTCGCGGATTCGATCAAACGTCTCGGCGAACCGAAGATCCGAGACCGTTATGAAAACCTCTTCCAAATGTATGAACAAATCACCGGCGAGAACCCTTACAAACAACCGATGAGAATCTATCCAGCCGTTCACTACACGATGGGCGGACTTTGGGTGGATTACAACCTAATGAGCAACCTTCCGGGACTTTTCGTAATCGGAGAAGCGAACTTCTCGGATCACGGAGCGAACCGCCTCGGAGCTTCGGCTCTGATGCAGGGACTTGCGGACGGATATTTCATTCTTCCTTATACGATCGGAAATTATCTCGCTGGGGTCGGATTCAATTCTCATCCGAAAGAAGATCACCCGGAAGCGAAGAAGGCTCTCTCCGACGCGGAAGAAACCACGAAAAAATTACTTTCCATCAAAGGAAAAAGAACCGTGGATTCTTTTCATAGACAACTCGGAAAACTCATGTGGGACAAGTGCGGAATGGCGCGTAACGACAAAGGTCTGCGAGAAGCGATCGCGGAGATTCCTAAGATCAGAGAAGAATTCTGGCAGAACGTAAACGTTCCGGGTAGCGGAAGCGACCTCAATCAATCTCTTGAAAAAGCGGGAAGAGTCGCAGATTTCTTAGAATTTGGAGAATTGCTCTGTCTCGACGCGCTCACGAGAGAAGAATCTTGCGGTGGTCACTTCCGAGAAGAATACCAAGAAGAAGGCGAAGCGAAACGCAACGACGATAAGTTCTGTCACGCTACCGCTTGGGAATTCAACGGAGTCGGAAAAAAACCTACCGAACACAGAGAGAAGCTCGAGTTCGAAAACGTTCACCTCGCAACAAGGAGTTATAAATAA
- a CDS encoding succinate:quinone oxidoreductase gives MDLKAGYLRSSIGRKTLVAVTGLVYFGFVVAHMLGNLQIFLGQEKINAYGQALRDIAPLLWVARIILIVSFIIHVYYAITLSIENKKARPVPYSKQNTVQATLASRTMALTGLLILSFLTYHLLHFTLGVTNPDHFAMTDSKGRHDVFTMVILGFQNPIVSGSYIVAMVLLASHISHGVASVFQTLGLSTPSLSGKIKAGAILFALIIFIGNTSIPLSILLGYVHP, from the coding sequence ATGGATTTAAAGGCTGGATATCTCCGGTCTTCCATCGGGAGAAAAACTCTCGTGGCAGTAACCGGACTTGTTTATTTCGGCTTTGTTGTTGCTCATATGTTGGGGAATCTTCAGATCTTCCTCGGACAAGAAAAAATCAACGCATATGGCCAAGCACTTAGGGACATCGCCCCCCTTCTCTGGGTAGCCAGAATCATTCTGATCGTAAGCTTTATCATTCACGTTTACTACGCGATAACGCTCTCTATTGAAAACAAAAAGGCTCGTCCCGTTCCCTACTCTAAACAGAATACGGTTCAGGCAACGCTTGCTTCCAGAACCATGGCTCTTACGGGTCTTTTGATTCTTTCCTTTCTCACCTATCACCTTCTTCATTTCACGTTAGGCGTCACCAATCCGGATCATTTTGCGATGACCGATTCCAAGGGAAGACACGACGTCTTTACGATGGTCATACTCGGTTTTCAGAATCCGATCGTATCCGGTTCTTATATCGTCGCGATGGTCTTACTCGCGTCCCATATCAGCCACGGCGTCGCAAGTGTTTTTCAAACCTTGGGCTTGAGCACTCCTTCCTTGAGCGGAAAGATCAAAGCGGGAGCGATCCTCTTTGCTCTGATCATTTTCATAGGCAATACTTCTATCCCGCTTTCGATTTTGCTGGGATACGTTCACCCGTAA
- a CDS encoding aldo/keto reductase yields MNPSDPFQTLYQKSVRKGSSNPEATKEYSERSPLQKKYKSGENLLNPYFTFRGRTLSRIAFGCYRVGLESPEHKKALELSFQEGFNVVDISSNYGNGESESLLGRVLGEKIDRGELKREDVFIVTKSGYIQGRNLQIVSELEKKNQEFPEITYYQEGCYHCIHPAFLEDQLTRSLKRLGLETVDVFLLHNPEYFLMDREKHNVPETNAKEEYYKRIKNAFLFLEQKRKEGKIQFYGISSNTFPENLEKYTATSLLKVLEIAKEVQTELGLEESGFAVVQFPANLLESGFLDRKFEGKSLIDIIEANQLLPLVNRPLNAISSQGSIFRLSYDPNESQDESLKNIKNRLNEVYSWEEEFLRLLPPGSYKYTFRTVTEPYLDQFQNQDHLSQFLERTVIPIMQQLIAQIETIAGGQKQTEYIDRLNDALPLLERYVHFHNIQNSHLLFEKIVKFYPQYKDWNLSGTALHLLHSSLKEGVVLLGMRKENYVRDAEGSFAGPLTTIQEKDWKQFEV; encoded by the coding sequence ATGAATCCATCCGATCCATTCCAAACTCTCTATCAAAAATCTGTTCGCAAAGGGAGTTCAAATCCCGAAGCGACGAAAGAATATTCCGAACGATCCCCGCTTCAAAAAAAATACAAGTCGGGTGAGAATCTTCTGAATCCCTATTTCACCTTTCGCGGAAGAACTCTCTCGAGAATCGCATTCGGGTGTTATCGTGTGGGACTTGAATCTCCCGAACATAAGAAGGCGCTCGAACTTTCTTTTCAAGAGGGTTTTAACGTCGTCGACATTTCTTCCAATTATGGGAACGGCGAAAGCGAAAGTCTGCTCGGTCGCGTTCTCGGAGAAAAAATCGATCGGGGAGAATTGAAACGAGAGGACGTTTTTATCGTTACAAAGTCCGGTTATATCCAGGGAAGAAATCTACAGATCGTTTCCGAACTTGAAAAGAAAAATCAAGAATTTCCGGAAATCACGTACTACCAAGAAGGATGTTATCATTGTATCCATCCCGCGTTTTTGGAAGACCAGCTAACGCGTTCCCTCAAACGACTCGGATTGGAAACGGTCGACGTTTTTCTTCTGCACAATCCCGAATACTTTCTTATGGATCGAGAGAAGCATAACGTTCCGGAAACAAATGCAAAGGAAGAATATTACAAAAGAATTAAGAACGCTTTTTTATTTCTCGAACAAAAACGAAAGGAAGGGAAAATTCAATTCTATGGAATCTCCTCGAATACGTTTCCAGAAAATCTTGAAAAATATACTGCCACTTCCTTACTGAAAGTTTTGGAAATCGCAAAGGAAGTGCAGACGGAACTCGGTTTGGAAGAATCCGGTTTTGCGGTCGTTCAGTTTCCGGCGAATCTTTTGGAAAGTGGATTCTTGGATCGGAAGTTTGAAGGAAAGTCTTTGATCGATATCATAGAGGCGAATCAACTCCTTCCTTTAGTCAATCGACCGCTCAATGCGATCTCGAGTCAGGGAAGTATCTTCCGTCTTTCTTATGATCCGAATGAGAGTCAGGACGAAAGTTTAAAGAATATAAAGAATCGATTGAACGAAGTTTATTCTTGGGAAGAAGAATTCTTACGGTTACTTCCTCCCGGATCTTATAAATATACGTTTCGAACCGTGACGGAACCTTACTTGGACCAATTCCAAAATCAGGATCATCTTTCTCAGTTTTTGGAAAGAACGGTGATTCCCATCATGCAACAACTGATCGCTCAGATTGAAACGATTGCCGGAGGTCAAAAACAAACCGAATACATCGATAGACTGAACGACGCGCTTCCTCTTCTGGAACGGTATGTTCATTTTCACAATATTCAGAACTCGCATCTTCTCTTTGAGAAAATCGTAAAGTTCTATCCTCAGTATAAGGATTGGAATCTTTCCGGAACTGCTTTGCACTTGCTCCATTCTTCCTTGAAGGAAGGGGTCGTCCTTTTGGGGATGAGAAAAGAAAATTACGTTCGAGACGCGGAGGGTTCGTTTGCGGGGCCGTTGACGACGATTCAAGAAAAGGATTGGAAACAGTTTGAAGTTTGA
- a CDS encoding DUF309 domain-containing protein, which translates to MKFDPEIVAIFDVITATSDPERTVDFAYQNGERLFREGKYFEAHEVFEFQWKKDFGPRKIFLQGIIQLSVSLHKIFVKPNGRGARMQAEKAKEKLEAVLHSPVLSEVGRRETLDLLSSLDKILNLFDGDELLVEKVSTFSIPILPKDWRELFKVHP; encoded by the coding sequence TTGAAGTTTGATCCGGAAATCGTAGCCATTTTCGACGTGATCACCGCTACTTCCGATCCGGAAAGAACCGTGGACTTCGCTTATCAAAACGGCGAAAGACTTTTCAGGGAAGGAAAATACTTCGAGGCACACGAGGTTTTCGAGTTTCAATGGAAAAAGGATTTCGGACCGCGGAAAATTTTTTTACAAGGAATCATACAACTTTCCGTTTCCCTTCATAAAATTTTCGTCAAACCGAACGGACGCGGTGCCAGAATGCAAGCCGAAAAAGCGAAGGAAAAATTGGAAGCTGTTTTGCATTCTCCCGTGTTAAGCGAAGTCGGCAGACGAGAGACGTTAGACTTGCTTTCCTCTCTGGATAAAATTTTGAATCTTTTCGACGGAGACGAACTTTTGGTAGAAAAAGTTTCTACTTTCAGTATTCCAATCCTTCCGAAAGACTGGCGAGAATTATTTAAGGTGCATCCATGA
- a CDS encoding alpha/beta fold hydrolase → MSEIESGFFQSGGYNLAYKIHRNGKDNALLLFHGFQDASDTFLYQFPFLSQHFDIYRFDYRGHGDSDWLREGNYHFIQTLVDVKTFISSFLPEKFHILGHSMGGGIGARFAGIYPERIKSLVCLEGFMSLQSPEFEKKRLKAWLDTIENNEVGTKDRKNKTFSSIDEVASRLKPVYPKLDSSKIRDLAEYLTKKTDHGYQWKNDPLYKRGFPFVFSPFLTRHLWESIDSPTLIIYGKETHLMPENREEILSHFKHLEYIEMENAGHNMHHDQPELLVELLSAFYKKHDLIFNLS, encoded by the coding sequence ATGAGCGAAATCGAAAGCGGATTTTTTCAATCGGGCGGTTATAACCTCGCCTATAAGATTCACAGAAACGGAAAGGACAACGCGCTCCTCCTTTTTCACGGATTTCAGGACGCGTCGGACACCTTTCTCTATCAATTTCCATTCTTATCGCAACATTTCGATATATATCGTTTTGATTATAGAGGTCACGGAGATTCCGATTGGCTTCGGGAAGGAAACTATCATTTTATCCAGACCCTCGTTGACGTAAAAACGTTTATCTCTTCTTTTCTCCCGGAAAAGTTTCATATTTTAGGACATTCGATGGGCGGGGGAATCGGAGCTCGTTTTGCCGGAATTTATCCGGAAAGAATCAAAAGTCTTGTTTGTCTCGAAGGATTCATGTCCCTTCAATCGCCTGAGTTCGAAAAAAAAAGACTAAAAGCTTGGTTGGATACGATTGAAAACAACGAAGTTGGGACGAAGGATCGAAAGAATAAAACGTTTTCGAGCATAGACGAGGTCGCGTCCCGACTCAAGCCCGTATATCCGAAACTGGATTCTTCCAAAATTCGTGATCTTGCGGAGTATCTTACAAAAAAGACGGATCATGGCTATCAATGGAAAAACGATCCCTTATACAAACGCGGGTTTCCTTTTGTGTTCTCTCCTTTTTTAACTCGTCATCTTTGGGAATCGATCGATTCGCCGACTTTGATCATTTACGGAAAGGAAACTCATCTGATGCCTGAAAACAGGGAAGAAATCCTTTCTCACTTTAAACATCTGGAATATATCGAGATGGAAAACGCGGGTCATAACATGCATCACGATCAACCGGAATTATTGGTGGAATTGTTAAGCGCATTCTACAAAAAACACGATCTAATCTTTAATCTGTCTTGA
- a CDS encoding LA_0442/LA_0875 N-terminal domain-containing protein yields MEILLKQTRYFSFLLIVLFFFSQSIWSAQTILLKNGTSLKGDVTGQNEKNITVRLTDGSVKVISKKTILKVVYRDVNEEEATRIRQEEEKKLKEAKSADEKKQIEDEAIVAKPDFKVPRSGDRNRWNLVWRSAVLPGWGHYKAERKNTAYVYGALFWTGFVATYGAAQKVTQTKADYDQASLNAQVFGGNSPLLAGQILTNGKRDDYKKAIDDYQKISTATVIVYLIQLVHVYYTGISWEDEDVALTPQGTILKKGLQMDSMREFPSSQIGANSSFGWRAEAKYNWFF; encoded by the coding sequence ATGGAGATCCTTTTGAAACAAACAAGATACTTCTCTTTTCTTCTCATCGTTTTGTTTTTCTTTTCTCAATCGATTTGGAGTGCGCAGACAATTCTTCTAAAAAATGGAACATCACTCAAAGGGGACGTGACAGGGCAAAACGAAAAGAATATCACGGTTCGCCTAACGGACGGTTCCGTAAAAGTAATTTCCAAAAAGACGATTTTGAAAGTGGTTTATCGGGACGTGAATGAAGAAGAAGCAACGCGGATCCGTCAAGAAGAGGAAAAAAAATTGAAGGAGGCAAAATCCGCCGATGAAAAAAAACAAATCGAAGACGAAGCGATCGTGGCGAAGCCGGACTTCAAAGTGCCTCGATCCGGGGATCGAAATCGTTGGAATCTCGTTTGGCGATCGGCCGTATTGCCCGGCTGGGGACACTACAAAGCCGAAAGAAAGAACACAGCATATGTTTACGGTGCCCTTTTTTGGACGGGATTTGTCGCCACCTATGGTGCCGCTCAGAAAGTAACGCAAACCAAGGCGGATTACGATCAGGCTAGTTTGAACGCACAGGTTTTCGGTGGAAACAGTCCTCTTTTGGCAGGTCAGATTCTAACAAATGGAAAGAGGGATGATTATAAAAAGGCAATAGATGATTATCAAAAAATTTCCACCGCGACTGTCATTGTTTATCTGATCCAACTCGTTCACGTTTATTATACTGGAATTTCCTGGGAAGATGAGGATGTGGCTTTGACTCCGCAAGGAACGATCCTTAAGAAAGGATTGCAGATGGATTCCATGAGAGAGTTTCCTTCCTCGCAGATCGGTGCCAACTCGAGCTTTGGCTGGAGAGCAGAGGCTAAATACAATTGGTTTTTTTAA
- a CDS encoding LIC11996 family lipoprotein, whose translation MQRFILMFLIILQSQCYKFEENALDPNGTLGIIRTLLGANLFGYTDFMLNKYQAFQRADIDTYISYSRRTFDGTDDPRNRVDLFIARENSTAVIPTNVPMVGDQLANLIGYGYIPGNLSNKYMFFFEVLNTLTSPDYYYWVGSVLPSAGSRMNFTKFSPVIPGEMIVGIGSYNVGAAEKIVFCEQPISASSTTCYNMDSDFSNRITISAPINTKCSFVVRNGSSGNCLDSITASNFNFNSTSGTVASFGALPVTLVSNYKGAPFNTFLGSLNFYFEPDLTLSHYVEHTNDSVRITSTPGDITSFGALTSPGTSNQQVLSAPGIRDTDVIYAVRGNNGSYLSFIATDSFGINKYFLFRTTDFGVNWVQINQSNFPIREAFYPQDAGPSNTAAFAHFVTMANGEKLHTFNNVEGDTMRHYVSTDFGTSWTLLETIFPSAE comes from the coding sequence ATGCAACGGTTTATTTTAATGTTTTTAATCATCCTCCAATCCCAGTGTTATAAGTTTGAAGAGAACGCTTTGGATCCGAACGGTACGCTTGGTATCATTCGTACGTTACTGGGGGCGAACTTGTTCGGTTACACGGACTTTATGTTAAACAAATACCAGGCATTCCAAAGGGCGGATATTGATACTTACATTTCTTATTCTCGAAGAACATTCGATGGAACCGATGATCCAAGAAATCGAGTCGATCTTTTCATCGCTAGAGAAAATTCGACGGCAGTGATTCCGACCAATGTGCCGATGGTCGGCGATCAACTCGCGAATCTGATCGGATACGGATATATTCCGGGAAATTTGAGTAATAAATATATGTTCTTTTTTGAAGTTTTAAATACGCTCACGTCGCCGGACTATTATTATTGGGTCGGTTCCGTTTTGCCGTCCGCAGGTTCTCGTATGAATTTTACCAAATTTTCGCCCGTTATACCCGGGGAGATGATCGTGGGAATCGGAAGTTACAACGTCGGCGCCGCGGAAAAAATCGTTTTTTGCGAACAGCCGATCAGCGCGAGCTCGACGACCTGTTACAATATGGACAGCGATTTCTCGAATCGAATCACGATCTCAGCTCCGATCAATACGAAATGTTCTTTCGTTGTCCGAAACGGAAGTTCGGGAAATTGTCTGGATTCGATCACCGCCTCTAACTTTAACTTCAATTCAACAAGCGGGACCGTCGCCTCGTTTGGAGCCCTTCCTGTCACCTTGGTTTCCAATTATAAGGGAGCTCCGTTCAATACGTTTCTCGGGAGTTTAAATTTTTATTTCGAGCCCGATCTCACTCTCTCGCATTACGTAGAACATACGAACGATTCGGTGCGAATCACCTCTACACCGGGAGATATCACTTCGTTCGGAGCTTTAACTTCTCCCGGAACTTCCAATCAACAGGTATTGAGCGCTCCCGGCATTCGGGATACGGATGTGATTTATGCGGTACGCGGGAACAATGGATCTTACCTCTCTTTCATCGCGACGGACAGCTTCGGAATCAATAAGTATTTTCTATTCAGAACCACGGACTTCGGAGTCAATTGGGTTCAGATCAATCAAAGTAATTTTCCTATTCGAGAAGCGTTCTATCCTCAAGACGCCGGTCCGAGCAATACGGCGGCATTCGCGCATTTTGTGACGATGGCGAACGGAGAGAAGCTTCATACGTTTAATAACGTGGAAGGAGATACGATGCGTCATTACGTTTCCACAGATTTCGGAACGAGTTGGACGCTCCTGGAAACGATTTTTCCAAGTGCGGAATAA
- a CDS encoding PaaI family thioesterase: MPEVNSPDFIPYFQSQDRFSRKLGYKALQASPGKSEYEIEVDETFHNPVHIVHGAALFAAMDSSAGAAMAGWIKSSGKKCKFMATGTAEIKYRKSVTSGKIRIYSEITEQKRATVRLISRSIDQEGDLVAELLSIWVVKFENE; encoded by the coding sequence ATGCCGGAGGTAAACTCTCCGGATTTCATTCCTTATTTTCAGAGTCAGGATCGATTTTCTCGAAAACTCGGTTATAAAGCGCTTCAAGCGAGTCCGGGAAAAAGCGAATACGAAATCGAAGTGGATGAGACATTTCACAATCCTGTCCATATCGTACACGGAGCCGCTCTTTTTGCCGCGATGGATAGTTCAGCAGGTGCGGCTATGGCTGGTTGGATCAAATCGTCCGGAAAAAAATGTAAATTTATGGCGACCGGCACGGCAGAAATTAAATATCGAAAAAGTGTAACTTCCGGAAAAATTCGCATTTATAGCGAAATCACCGAACAAAAACGGGCAACGGTTCGTTTGATTTCTCGATCCATAGATCAAGAAGGAGACTTAGTCGCCGAACTTCTTTCGATTTGGGTCGTAAAGTTCGAAAACGAATAG
- a CDS encoding PilZ domain-containing protein, whose protein sequence is MHYNRIPNTITVYLSELPDQSLRLAENILKGLLHRTDSPVEPGTILELKLGTISLSGAIQIPVKVIRCEKISGSEYDLYLNYTERDFNKVQEIEDLIRDLS, encoded by the coding sequence ATGCACTATAACAGAATTCCCAACACAATCACCGTTTACCTGAGCGAACTGCCCGATCAGAGTCTTCGGCTCGCTGAGAATATTCTGAAAGGTCTGCTCCATAGAACCGATTCTCCCGTCGAACCGGGCACGATTTTAGAGCTTAAATTAGGAACGATCAGTCTTTCCGGCGCGATTCAAATTCCAGTCAAGGTCATCCGTTGCGAAAAAATCTCGGGATCGGAATACGATCTCTATTTAAATTATACGGAAAGAGACTTTAATAAGGTTCAAGAAATCGAGGATTTGATTCGAGATCTTTCCTAA
- the serA gene encoding phosphoglycerate dehydrogenase, whose product MISFPKDKINVLLLENVHQDAFNLFKNDGFNVRLLPAAYSEKELLNEIENIHVLGIRSKTNVTGQVLEKAKRLLTIGCFCIGTNQVDLNGAEKKGIPVFNAPYSNTRSVAELVISEVIMLARRVPDHIRNTHSGIWNKISKNCFEVRGKTLGIVGYGHIGSQVSVLAEAMGMKVIYFDIQTVLPLGNAMPATSYQELLRNSDFISFHVPETKETTNLYGKKEIEITKKGAYMINLSRGKVVDLEALAEAIKDGYIAGAGIDVFPEEPESNNDPFLTPMQNLPNVILTPHIGGSTEEAQRNIGSEVASKLVKFVNNGSTTFSVNFPNLEITPLPSGQYRILNVHKNQPGFLKDINSMVSEIGANISSQHLGTSAEIGYLSMVIDKSVGDELKEKIEKHPFSIKTRILY is encoded by the coding sequence ATGATTTCATTTCCAAAAGATAAGATCAACGTGCTTCTTCTCGAAAACGTCCACCAGGACGCTTTCAATTTGTTCAAAAATGACGGCTTCAATGTCCGTCTTCTCCCGGCGGCCTACTCGGAAAAAGAACTCTTAAACGAAATCGAAAACATACACGTCCTCGGAATTCGGAGCAAGACCAATGTGACTGGCCAGGTTCTTGAAAAAGCGAAACGTCTTCTTACGATCGGCTGTTTTTGTATCGGAACCAATCAGGTCGACCTGAACGGAGCGGAAAAAAAAGGAATACCGGTTTTCAACGCACCGTATTCCAACACGAGATCCGTAGCTGAACTCGTGATCTCCGAAGTGATCATGCTCGCAAGAAGAGTTCCCGATCATATTCGCAACACTCATTCCGGAATCTGGAATAAGATCTCAAAAAATTGTTTCGAAGTTCGAGGTAAAACCTTAGGAATCGTAGGTTACGGACATATCGGAAGTCAGGTTTCCGTTCTTGCGGAAGCGATGGGAATGAAAGTGATCTACTTCGACATTCAGACGGTTCTTCCTCTCGGAAACGCGATGCCCGCTACAAGTTATCAGGAACTTCTGAGAAACTCCGACTTTATTTCCTTTCATGTCCCCGAAACGAAAGAGACGACCAATCTCTACGGAAAAAAAGAGATCGAAATCACGAAGAAAGGCGCCTACATGATCAACCTTTCTCGAGGAAAAGTTGTCGACCTGGAAGCCCTTGCAGAAGCGATCAAAGACGGGTATATCGCAGGAGCAGGAATCGACGTTTTCCCGGAAGAACCCGAATCGAACAACGATCCATTTCTGACACCGATGCAAAATTTACCGAACGTGATCTTAACACCGCATATTGGAGGTAGTACGGAAGAAGCTCAAAGAAATATCGGATCGGAAGTGGCGAGTAAACTCGTAAAATTCGTAAACAACGGATCTACGACATTCTCCGTAAATTTTCCCAATCTTGAAATTACTCCTCTTCCTTCCGGTCAGTATAGAATCTTAAACGTTCACAAAAACCAGCCGGGCTTTTTAAAGGATATCAACTCAATGGTTTCCGAAATCGGCGCCAATATCAGCTCTCAGCACTTAGGTACCAGTGCGGAGATCGGCTATCTTTCCATGGTAATCGATAAAAGCGTCGGAGACGAACTCAAAGAAAAAATCGAAAAACACCCTTTTTCGATCAAAACTCGGATTCTTTATTGA